A portion of the Chondrinema litorale genome contains these proteins:
- a CDS encoding WG repeat-containing protein: MNHKVFKKYCFLITWLLSASLGLAQNVKPIQNALDKKDFEKAESKILKNLKKDSLDAGSYYLYSIYYVHPRNFENYHLDSAYKYVLASLNAYEKSDGKTKYNLAEDGIRLEEIQFQKKFIDSTAYNIADSLGSLEAYQYFLDHYQSEPYSGIAESKRDSIAFDVAQTKNTYEAYYDFIRNYPEADEYKEAKKRYDDLLYKVKTEKDDIFSLQNFIESYPESPYWDNAQLRLFNLYTLDNSIEVYEKFIEEYSQNIYVERAWSWIWYLQSNKDEFLKIYPQFPDKSFVENALKADTLTYYPFYDDANELYGFMSRFGNELIPAGFERVPEQYLCEGVNDDFIVTYKNKKAGVVNILGQQITEFEFQEISNFDKGVLLVKKNNRVGLYHKSGFEIIKPEFVGMKSLPNRLVKYTNGAGWGLISYSGKVLTQPLYDNIEAIGEQFLVFEKDDKYSVTSKSKLFNNEIDLSFDYTDFELLDGYFLLLEKNNSYALFDLRESKLLFENVDDVFETKNGWVVEKQKKFQVFNKGGIATSPLLFDDIIMNQRSFGVKIEDKWGVSDDSGNLLLEPVYDTLYFVSNKGILLYQADKKFGYFYKDNLADLSKYTSLNIQLVTVTDTSGVKKEKAFIITKNRYKQAGLIDDEGKVIIANKYSEINVISEDLFIVEKYSKKGVVNAKGKQVVTSRYEGIVIKDDYFALLNNKKFGLYDPRTENAIGANYDMMLNKYGNQDDVLIAKNGKYGLINLENDILVDFQFEDLRYWTDSVALVKHQGKWKLYHIKDFYFVPEVFDTFEYVKNSDEIIIITYRSSGFGVLSSKYGRIIPEEYSAIVNMGSDERPFYFVERDVAQAGLYIVLYIDEKGKVNKKQVLKEQDYFKIACPDDL; this comes from the coding sequence TTGAATCACAAGGTATTTAAAAAATATTGTTTTCTTATAACTTGGCTTCTTAGTGCAAGTTTAGGCTTAGCTCAAAATGTTAAACCTATACAAAATGCATTAGACAAAAAAGACTTTGAGAAAGCAGAAAGCAAAATACTTAAAAACCTTAAGAAAGATTCTTTAGATGCAGGTTCATATTATCTCTACTCCATATATTATGTGCACCCGAGAAATTTTGAAAATTATCATCTAGATTCTGCCTATAAATATGTATTGGCATCATTAAATGCTTATGAAAAAAGTGATGGCAAAACAAAGTATAACCTAGCAGAAGATGGTATTCGCTTAGAAGAAATTCAATTTCAAAAAAAATTTATAGATAGTACAGCCTATAATATTGCAGATAGTCTAGGATCTTTAGAAGCTTATCAATATTTCCTCGATCATTACCAGAGTGAACCTTATTCTGGCATTGCCGAATCTAAAAGAGACAGCATAGCTTTTGATGTTGCACAAACTAAAAATACTTATGAAGCATATTATGACTTTATAAGAAATTACCCTGAAGCAGATGAGTATAAAGAAGCGAAGAAAAGATATGATGATCTGCTATATAAAGTGAAGACAGAGAAAGATGATATTTTTAGCTTACAGAATTTTATAGAATCTTACCCAGAAAGTCCTTATTGGGATAATGCGCAGTTGAGATTATTCAACTTATACACACTAGATAATTCTATTGAAGTTTACGAAAAATTTATTGAAGAGTACTCCCAAAATATTTATGTAGAAAGAGCTTGGAGTTGGATTTGGTATTTACAATCAAATAAAGATGAGTTTCTAAAAATTTATCCACAGTTTCCTGATAAGTCTTTTGTAGAAAATGCGCTTAAAGCAGATACGCTAACCTACTATCCTTTTTATGATGATGCCAACGAATTGTATGGTTTTATGAGTAGGTTTGGTAATGAATTAATCCCAGCAGGTTTTGAAAGAGTACCAGAGCAATACCTTTGCGAAGGTGTTAATGATGACTTTATAGTTACTTATAAAAATAAAAAAGCAGGTGTAGTAAATATTCTAGGTCAGCAGATCACCGAGTTTGAGTTTCAAGAAATCTCCAATTTTGACAAAGGTGTTTTGCTTGTAAAGAAAAACAACAGAGTTGGTTTGTATCATAAATCAGGTTTTGAGATTATAAAACCAGAGTTTGTTGGTATGAAAAGTTTACCAAATCGCTTAGTAAAATATACAAATGGTGCTGGTTGGGGATTAATCTCATATTCTGGAAAAGTACTTACTCAACCTTTATATGATAATATTGAAGCAATAGGTGAGCAGTTCTTAGTTTTTGAAAAAGACGATAAATATAGTGTTACTTCTAAAAGCAAGCTTTTTAACAATGAAATAGATCTTAGTTTCGACTATACAGATTTTGAGTTGTTAGATGGATATTTTTTACTTCTCGAAAAAAATAATTCCTATGCACTTTTTGATTTAAGGGAAAGCAAATTGCTCTTTGAAAACGTAGATGATGTTTTTGAAACCAAAAATGGATGGGTAGTTGAAAAACAGAAGAAGTTTCAAGTATTTAATAAAGGTGGTATAGCGACTTCTCCGCTTTTGTTCGATGACATCATAATGAATCAACGCTCTTTTGGAGTGAAAATCGAAGATAAATGGGGTGTGAGTGACGATAGTGGAAATTTACTATTAGAGCCAGTTTACGATACATTGTATTTTGTAAGTAACAAAGGTATTTTGCTATACCAAGCAGATAAAAAGTTTGGGTATTTCTATAAAGATAATTTGGCCGACCTTTCTAAATATACATCACTTAATATTCAACTAGTAACAGTGACTGATACTAGTGGAGTAAAAAAAGAAAAAGCTTTTATTATCACTAAAAATAGATATAAGCAAGCAGGTTTGATTGACGATGAAGGTAAAGTCATAATAGCTAATAAGTATTCTGAAATTAATGTGATTTCGGAAGACTTATTTATTGTTGAAAAATATAGTAAAAAGGGTGTTGTAAATGCAAAAGGCAAACAAGTTGTAACATCTCGATATGAAGGAATAGTGATTAAAGATGATTATTTCGCATTACTAAATAATAAGAAGTTTGGTTTGTATGATCCAAGAACTGAAAATGCAATTGGTGCCAATTATGACATGATGCTGAATAAGTATGGTAATCAGGATGATGTTTTAATAGCAAAGAATGGAAAGTATGGCTTGATAAATTTAGAAAATGATATTTTAGTAGATTTTCAGTTTGAAGATTTAAGGTATTGGACAGACAGTGTAGCGTTGGTAAAACATCAAGGTAAATGGAAATTGTATCACATAAAAGATTTCTATTTCGTTCCTGAGGTTTTTGATACTTTCGAGTATGTAAAAAACAGTGATGAGATAATTATTATTACCTATAGAAGTAGTGGCTTTGGAGTGTTGAGTAGTAAGTATGGAAGAATTATTCCAGAAGAATACTCTGCTATTGTAAATATGGGTAGTGATGAAAGACCTTTTTACTTTGTGGAGCGTGATGTGGCTCAGGCGGGTTTATATATCGTACTTTATATTGACGAAAAAGGGAAAGTAAATAAAAAACAAGTATTAAAGGAACAGGACTATTTTAAAATAGCCTGTCCCGATGATTTATAA
- a CDS encoding ABC transporter permease, whose translation MLYKSTPFFIARRYFTEQRGNTFMSIFKTIFLLIIGLIPISIFSIFIFITGKGTKKYQEVINKIFGQNLIQMLSNISMIGVGVGAGALIIILSIFNGLEDLTRGLYSTYNPELKISATIGKSFEADSILIDKIKNTEHITAVTKVIEDDAFLQYAGSSMRVVIKGVSSNYNKQYPLDKVLVSGENKIETENNVMRALIGIGVMHQLSISLQDQFKALVFNYPKKHIPVGLNPEGALNRKSILPGGVLAIEQAFDSKYVIVPIEFTQDLLDYGNKITALEIKVDNPNNILAVQNQLKNFVGEDFKVLTADEQQASVLRAVKIERLFVFLGFIFILAVVSFNVFFSLAMLAIEKQKDIAIFFSMGAGKNFVRKIFFYEGCIIALTGATFGLLISFIIVFIQQEFGVIPLGVPSSIVDAYPVKIKAMDFLYTGLVVVSLTLIASYIPARNAAKTVIHEQV comes from the coding sequence ATGCTTTATAAAAGCACTCCATTTTTTATAGCACGAAGATACTTTACAGAACAGAGAGGTAATACCTTTATGAGTATTTTTAAAACTATTTTTCTGTTAATTATTGGCTTAATCCCCATTTCTATATTCAGTATATTCATATTTATTACTGGTAAAGGAACAAAAAAATATCAGGAAGTGATCAATAAAATATTTGGTCAGAATCTGATACAAATGCTTTCAAACATTTCTATGATTGGAGTAGGAGTAGGTGCCGGAGCACTAATCATCATCTTATCTATATTTAATGGACTCGAAGATTTAACCAGAGGCTTATATAGCACATACAATCCTGAATTAAAAATATCGGCTACTATAGGTAAGTCTTTTGAAGCTGATAGCATATTAATAGATAAAATAAAAAATACAGAACATATAACAGCAGTAACTAAAGTTATTGAAGACGATGCCTTTTTACAATATGCTGGTTCATCAATGCGAGTGGTAATTAAAGGGGTAAGCAGTAATTATAATAAACAATACCCATTAGATAAAGTGTTGGTAAGCGGTGAGAATAAAATTGAAACCGAAAACAATGTAATGCGTGCTCTTATAGGAATAGGAGTAATGCATCAATTATCTATTTCTTTACAAGATCAATTTAAAGCATTAGTTTTTAACTATCCGAAAAAACACATACCTGTAGGTTTAAACCCAGAAGGAGCACTTAACAGAAAATCTATTTTACCCGGCGGAGTGTTAGCTATTGAACAGGCATTTGACTCTAAGTATGTAATTGTTCCTATTGAATTTACTCAAGATTTATTGGACTACGGAAATAAAATAACTGCACTAGAGATTAAAGTTGATAATCCGAATAATATACTTGCTGTTCAAAATCAATTAAAAAACTTTGTTGGAGAAGATTTTAAAGTACTTACTGCAGATGAGCAACAAGCCAGTGTACTCCGCGCTGTAAAAATTGAACGTTTATTCGTATTTCTTGGCTTTATTTTCATTCTTGCTGTAGTCTCATTTAATGTATTCTTCTCGCTAGCCATGCTTGCAATAGAAAAGCAAAAAGATATTGCCATATTTTTTTCAATGGGAGCAGGTAAAAATTTTGTTAGAAAAATATTCTTTTACGAAGGCTGCATAATAGCTCTCACTGGAGCAACCTTTGGTTTACTTATCAGTTTTATTATTGTTTTTATACAGCAAGAATTTGGGGTAATTCCTCTAGGAGTACCAAGCTCTATTGTAGATGCCTATCCGGTAAAAATCAAAGCCATGGATTTTCTTTATACCGGATTGGTAGTAGTTTCACTCACATTAATTGCGTCTTATATTCCTGCAAGAAATGCGGCTAAGACTGTTATTCATGAACAAGTTTAG
- a CDS encoding 4a-hydroxytetrahydrobiopterin dehydratase — protein MWQVKNNYLVKTFEFRDFVEAFSFMTKVALLAEKQNHHPYWTNVYNKVEIFLNTHDAGDIVTEKDHKLADSIDALLV, from the coding sequence ATGTGGCAAGTAAAAAATAATTATCTCGTAAAAACTTTTGAATTCAGAGATTTTGTAGAGGCATTCTCTTTTATGACTAAAGTTGCCTTATTGGCAGAGAAACAAAACCATCACCCATACTGGACAAATGTGTATAATAAAGTTGAGATTTTTTTAAATACACACGATGCAGGAGACATTGTAACAGAAAAAGACCACAAACTGGCAGATAGTATCGATGCCTTGTTAGTCTAA
- a CDS encoding DUF6691 family protein, which yields MKALKYILLGIIFGVILTKSEVISWFRIQEMFRFQSFHMYGVIGSAVLLGAIINIVIKKFDIKSLDKKPINFVVKEKTVIRYIVGGSIFGLGWALTGACPGPIFILIGNGFSIYIVIFLSALLGTFVYGILSKKLPH from the coding sequence ATGAAAGCTCTCAAGTATATTCTACTAGGGATAATATTTGGTGTTATACTTACTAAGTCTGAAGTAATCTCTTGGTTTAGAATTCAAGAGATGTTTAGGTTTCAATCTTTTCACATGTATGGTGTAATTGGCTCTGCGGTTTTGCTAGGTGCAATTATCAATATTGTTATTAAAAAATTTGATATTAAATCATTAGATAAAAAGCCCATAAACTTTGTAGTTAAAGAAAAAACGGTAATTCGCTATATTGTTGGAGGCTCAATTTTTGGATTAGGTTGGGCATTAACAGGTGCTTGCCCAGGACCAATATTTATACTCATAGGAAATGGTTTTTCAATCTATATTGTGATTTTCTTGAGTGCTCTATTAGGTACTTTTGTTTATGGCATTTTGAGTAAAAAACTACCACATTAG
- a CDS encoding YeeE/YedE family protein, giving the protein MIQSVFEAIKQPWPWYVAGPMIALVYFSLIISGRKLGISSNLKTMCTILGAGKKYQFFNIDWKAYSWNLLFVLGLIIGGAIAQLYLKNDLPIDLNENTIQDLKELGISNFNNTIPEDLFNWQNLLTFRGFIFFIVGGFLIGFGTRYADGCTSGHAITGLANLQIPSVIAVIGFFIGGLIATHLLFPLIF; this is encoded by the coding sequence ATGATTCAATCAGTTTTTGAAGCTATAAAACAACCATGGCCATGGTATGTTGCAGGGCCTATGATTGCTCTCGTATATTTTTCTCTTATAATAAGTGGTAGAAAATTGGGTATTTCTTCTAATTTAAAAACCATGTGTACCATTCTTGGTGCTGGAAAGAAATACCAATTTTTTAATATAGACTGGAAAGCATATAGCTGGAACTTACTATTTGTTTTAGGATTAATTATCGGTGGAGCTATTGCTCAATTATATCTAAAAAATGATTTGCCAATAGATTTAAACGAGAACACAATTCAAGATTTAAAAGAATTGGGTATTTCTAACTTCAATAATACAATTCCTGAAGACTTATTTAACTGGCAAAACCTTCTCACTTTCAGAGGTTTTATATTTTTTATAGTAGGAGGTTTCTTAATAGGTTTTGGTACTAGGTATGCAGATGGTTGTACTTCGGGGCATGCTATTACTGGACTGGCTAATTTGCAAATACCCTCAGTAATTGCTGTAATAGGTTTTTTTATAGGAGGTTTAATAGCCACTCATCTTCTGTTTCCATTAATATTTTAA
- a CDS encoding ArsR/SmtB family transcription factor, with product MENIQSRFDLKTLNKVAEILKTIAHPVRISILEALEKDHQLSVTALKEHTNIEQSLLSHHLIKMKDKGILKSHREGKNIYYKLADNHILRIFECMENCSIIK from the coding sequence ATGGAAAATATACAAAGTAGATTTGATCTAAAAACCCTGAATAAAGTTGCTGAAATTTTAAAAACAATTGCGCATCCTGTAAGAATATCTATATTGGAAGCATTAGAAAAAGACCATCAGCTTTCAGTTACTGCACTTAAAGAACACACAAATATAGAGCAATCACTTTTGTCGCATCATTTAATAAAAATGAAAGACAAAGGAATTCTTAAATCTCATAGGGAAGGAAAAAATATTTACTATAAGCTTGCCGATAATCATATCTTGAGAATCTTCGAATGTATGGAGAACTGCTCTATTATTAAATAA
- a CDS encoding response regulator has product MQRYNILWADDEIDLLKPHIMFLNKKGYDITGVNSGADAIEKCEHENYDVIFLDENMPGMNGIETLTQIKQIRPNIPVIMITKSEEEHIMEEAIGAKIEDYLIKPINPNQILLSVKKTLDKKRIVSERTNHSYQQDFQKISMAFFDDMDYSDWVEIYKKLVYWDLEINDTENKSMMDVLDMQKTEANVNFTKFIKDNYESWINDEVDDRPILSHELMKEKVFPELDNENPVFFIVIDNLRFDQWKVLEPLISDYYNVEEESTYYSILPTTTAYARNSIFSGMLPSDMAKHDSDIWLGDDEEGGKNNNEEEFLLRQLKRRRINAKASYNKVIHVNQGKHVLDNIHNLMNNKLNVIVYNFVDMLSHARTDTEMIRELAPDEPAYRSLTYSWFMHSPLLETLKVLASKKAKVVISTDHGTIRCKRPYKIIGDRNTNTNLRYKQGKNLSFDKKNVLVADNPNAFYLPKINVSTSYVFATEDYFFAYPNNYNHYVKYYKDTFQHGGISLEEMIIPCVKLSAK; this is encoded by the coding sequence ATGCAAAGATATAATATCCTATGGGCTGATGACGAGATTGATCTTCTCAAGCCACATATAATGTTTTTAAATAAAAAAGGCTACGACATTACAGGTGTTAATAGTGGCGCTGATGCGATAGAGAAGTGTGAACACGAAAACTACGATGTAATTTTTCTGGATGAAAATATGCCAGGAATGAATGGTATCGAAACGCTTACTCAGATTAAGCAGATTAGACCAAATATTCCTGTAATTATGATCACCAAAAGTGAAGAGGAACACATAATGGAAGAAGCTATTGGAGCCAAGATTGAAGATTACCTCATTAAACCAATCAATCCTAATCAGATTTTACTTTCAGTAAAGAAAACTCTTGATAAGAAAAGAATCGTAAGCGAAAGAACTAACCATAGTTACCAGCAAGATTTCCAGAAAATAAGCATGGCATTTTTTGATGACATGGATTATAGCGATTGGGTAGAAATTTATAAAAAGCTTGTTTATTGGGATCTGGAAATTAACGATACAGAAAACAAGAGCATGATGGATGTGCTCGATATGCAAAAAACAGAAGCCAATGTAAACTTTACCAAGTTTATTAAAGATAATTACGAAAGCTGGATAAACGATGAGGTAGACGACAGACCAATTCTTTCTCATGAATTAATGAAAGAAAAAGTTTTTCCTGAATTAGATAATGAGAATCCTGTCTTTTTTATAGTAATAGATAACCTTAGGTTTGATCAATGGAAAGTACTTGAGCCATTAATTTCTGACTACTATAATGTAGAAGAGGAATCTACTTACTATTCTATATTACCTACAACTACAGCTTACGCTAGAAATTCAATTTTCTCAGGTATGTTGCCATCTGATATGGCCAAGCATGATAGCGATATCTGGTTGGGAGATGATGAAGAAGGAGGTAAAAACAACAATGAGGAAGAATTTCTTTTAAGACAATTAAAGAGAAGAAGAATAAATGCAAAAGCATCTTATAATAAAGTAATTCATGTAAACCAAGGTAAGCATGTGCTTGATAATATTCATAATTTGATGAATAACAAGCTAAATGTGATAGTTTACAACTTTGTAGATATGCTATCTCATGCTCGTACCGATACTGAAATGATTAGAGAGCTAGCACCAGATGAACCAGCATACCGTTCGTTAACATATTCATGGTTTATGCACTCTCCCCTACTCGAAACACTAAAAGTTTTAGCAAGTAAAAAAGCGAAAGTTGTTATTAGTACAGACCACGGTACTATTCGTTGTAAAAGACCTTATAAAATAATTGGTGATAGAAATACAAATACCAATTTAAGATATAAGCAAGGTAAAAACTTAAGCTTTGATAAGAAAAACGTACTTGTAGCAGATAATCCAAATGCGTTTTATTTGCCTAAGATCAATGTATCTACTTCTTATGTTTTTGCTACAGAAGATTATTTCTTTGCATATCCAAATAATTACAATCACTATGTTAAGTATTATAAAGATACATTTCAGCATGGTGGTATCTCATTAGAAGAGATGATTATACCTTGTGTAAAACTTTCAGCAAAATAA
- a CDS encoding porin: protein MYNSAKCILSRESNSSLLFVKFLRKDLAISCSKTCTNFIKIFLSLTFLISIDANAQLDSLLSGFKAYGGIDVYYSYGFNDPASGNRPGFLYSHTKTNAINVNTAYLGLAYEKNLVRGNFALVAGDYAVSNYAAEEQLFQNVLEANVGFKIKDGLWLDAGIFPSHIGIEGAIGPNNPNLTRSLVAHNSPFYESGVKLSYQINDKWFASFLVLNGWQNIKENNDNKALATQVTFTPNSTLTFNSSSFFGEGNNTPDGVESFRIFHNLYVIWQPSEKLYTALAFDIGSDKLETRNNGDFTSWWGTVFLINYSLSNYWKVTGRLEHFNDPDRVIMNIYPVEHKISSVSAGLDYSPVSNAFFRIEGKLLTASENLFEKDQDDESVRGSENFAITASIGVNF from the coding sequence ATGTACAATTCAGCTAAATGTATTCTCTCTAGAGAGAGTAATTCTTCTTTGTTATTTGTAAAGTTTTTAAGAAAAGATCTAGCAATAAGCTGTTCAAAAACTTGCACAAACTTTATCAAAATATTTCTTTCTTTAACTTTCTTGATCAGTATAGATGCAAATGCCCAATTAGACTCTCTTTTGAGTGGTTTTAAAGCATATGGAGGAATTGATGTATATTATTCTTACGGTTTTAATGATCCTGCATCAGGAAACAGACCTGGTTTTTTATACTCCCACACTAAAACCAATGCAATTAATGTAAACACAGCTTACTTGGGTTTAGCCTACGAAAAAAATCTAGTACGTGGAAATTTTGCATTAGTTGCTGGTGATTATGCAGTGAGTAATTATGCTGCAGAAGAGCAATTGTTTCAGAATGTGTTAGAGGCAAATGTAGGTTTTAAAATTAAAGATGGATTATGGTTAGATGCCGGAATTTTTCCATCTCACATTGGAATTGAAGGAGCGATAGGTCCAAATAATCCAAATCTTACGAGAAGTTTAGTGGCGCATAATTCTCCGTTTTATGAATCGGGTGTAAAGCTTTCTTATCAAATAAATGATAAGTGGTTTGCTTCTTTCTTAGTTTTAAATGGTTGGCAAAATATTAAAGAAAATAATGACAATAAAGCATTAGCAACACAAGTCACTTTTACTCCTAATAGTACTTTAACTTTTAACTCAAGTTCTTTTTTTGGAGAAGGAAATAATACACCCGATGGAGTTGAAAGTTTCAGAATTTTTCACAACCTTTATGTAATCTGGCAACCATCAGAAAAATTATATACTGCACTAGCTTTTGACATTGGCTCAGACAAACTAGAAACACGAAACAATGGTGATTTTACAAGTTGGTGGGGTACTGTATTTTTAATAAACTATTCATTAAGTAATTACTGGAAAGTAACCGGCAGACTAGAACACTTTAACGATCCTGATCGAGTAATAATGAACATCTACCCCGTTGAGCACAAAATTAGTAGTGTTTCTGCCGGACTAGATTACTCACCAGTTTCTAATGCATTTTTTAGAATTGAAGGAAAGTTGTTAACGGCATCAGAAAATCTATTTGAAAAAGATCAGGACGATGAATCTGTAAGAGGTTCAGAAAATTTTGCCATTACAGCTTCTATTGGAGTTAATTTCTGA
- the mnmD gene encoding tRNA (5-methylaminomethyl-2-thiouridine)(34)-methyltransferase MnmD, translating into MKPLKIIETGDGSHTLFNEALNETYHSTHGALTESKHVFIKEGLSYYSEKKPDQKKISILEIGFGTGLNAMLTLQAAIEKDLEVFYYTLEPYPVETEVIEKLNYKSLFELTYQPYYNQLHELPWEVENKVVENFSIVKTTTGLENLSFSEQFDLVYFDAFAPRKQPELWEVESLQNAITSLKTKGVLVTYCAMGVFKRNLKSLEMTVESIPGPPGKREMTRGIK; encoded by the coding sequence ATGAAACCACTGAAGATAATTGAAACAGGTGATGGTTCACACACCTTGTTTAATGAAGCATTGAATGAAACCTACCATTCAACACATGGAGCTCTCACAGAGTCAAAACATGTTTTTATAAAAGAAGGATTATCCTATTATTCTGAAAAAAAACCTGATCAAAAAAAAATATCGATTTTAGAGATTGGTTTTGGAACTGGCTTAAATGCGATGCTTACATTGCAAGCTGCTATAGAAAAAGACTTAGAAGTTTTTTATTACACACTGGAGCCCTACCCCGTAGAAACTGAAGTAATTGAAAAGCTAAATTACAAATCACTTTTTGAGCTAACTTATCAACCATACTACAATCAATTACATGAATTACCTTGGGAAGTAGAAAATAAAGTTGTAGAAAACTTTAGTATAGTAAAGACCACAACTGGTCTAGAAAACCTTTCTTTTTCAGAGCAGTTTGATTTGGTTTATTTTGATGCTTTTGCCCCAAGAAAGCAACCAGAACTTTGGGAAGTAGAATCTTTGCAAAATGCAATAACTTCATTAAAAACAAAAGGTGTTTTAGTTACTTATTGCGCAATGGGTGTCTTCAAAAGAAATTTAAAATCTTTAGAAATGACAGTCGAATCTATTCCCGGCCCTCCTGGTAAAAGAGAAATGACGCGAGGAATTAAATAA
- a CDS encoding sensor histidine kinase translates to MISIYQNKEKLKWIIVAIALLIGLFSLFYTNSLVQHLADREKKQINLFASALEFVVTSASDEELNFVFTEIIHTELSVPCIVTDDKGEPIHWRNIDVSPNLSAEEENKLLLKHIEKMKEVYEPIEMDLGPDFKQYIYYDNSEAIVQLRYFSYMQITGIAILSVLAYFVFSSTRRAEQNRVWVGLAKETAHQLGTPISSLMAWIEFFKADENFDQSIIPELTKDLQRLEMITARFSSIGSEPSLVEENVLEAVENIVNYLQKRVSTKVKFSITPKIEHDMMAKINIPLFEWIIENICKNAVDAMSGVGKIDIYLRNSKDHRFLYIDISDTGKGIPKSKIKSIFQPGFTTKKRGWGLGLTLVKRIVENYHRGRIFVLKSEIDVGTTFRISFPKD, encoded by the coding sequence ATGATCAGCATATATCAGAATAAAGAGAAACTGAAGTGGATAATTGTTGCAATTGCTTTATTGATAGGTTTATTCTCACTTTTTTATACAAACTCATTAGTTCAACATTTAGCAGATCGAGAAAAAAAACAGATTAATTTATTTGCTAGTGCCCTAGAGTTTGTTGTAACCTCAGCCAGTGATGAAGAACTCAATTTCGTGTTTACAGAAATTATACATACAGAATTATCTGTACCTTGTATTGTAACAGACGATAAAGGTGAACCAATTCACTGGAGAAATATTGACGTTTCGCCTAATCTTAGTGCCGAAGAAGAAAATAAATTGCTTTTAAAGCATATCGAAAAAATGAAAGAGGTTTACGAGCCAATTGAAATGGACCTCGGCCCAGATTTTAAGCAATACATTTATTATGATAATTCAGAAGCTATCGTACAGCTTCGGTATTTTTCGTATATGCAGATTACTGGTATTGCTATTCTTTCGGTATTAGCCTACTTTGTTTTTAGTTCTACAAGACGGGCAGAGCAAAACAGAGTTTGGGTTGGCTTAGCTAAAGAAACAGCCCACCAGTTAGGTACACCTATTTCTTCATTAATGGCGTGGATAGAATTTTTTAAAGCAGATGAAAATTTTGATCAAAGTATAATCCCTGAGTTAACCAAAGATTTGCAACGTCTCGAAATGATTACTGCAAGGTTTTCAAGCATAGGTTCGGAGCCTTCTTTGGTAGAAGAGAATGTATTGGAAGCTGTAGAGAATATAGTAAATTATCTGCAAAAGAGAGTTTCCACTAAAGTAAAATTTAGCATTACTCCTAAGATTGAACATGACATGATGGCAAAAATAAATATTCCATTGTTTGAGTGGATTATTGAAAATATTTGTAAGAATGCAGTCGATGCCATGAGTGGTGTAGGTAAGATTGATATTTATCTAAGAAATTCTAAAGATCATAGGTTTCTCTATATTGATATAAGTGATACCGGTAAGGGCATACCAAAATCAAAAATTAAATCCATATTTCAACCAGGGTTTACTACTAAAAAGAGAGGTTGGGGTTTAGGTCTTACCTTAGTAAAAAGAATCGTTGAAAATTATCACCGAGGAAGAATTTTTGTTCTAAAATCTGAAATTGATGTAGGAACTACGTTTAGAATTTCTTTCCCAAAAGATTGA